One window of the Rosa rugosa chromosome 3, drRosRugo1.1, whole genome shotgun sequence genome contains the following:
- the LOC133740426 gene encoding serine carboxypeptidase-like 13 isoform X1, whose translation MRSNMIIYVRVWLWHAFILLLLTSNFALAQSIIKNLPAFQGVLPFKLKTGYVGVGDSEEVQLFYYFVESERSPENDPLLIWLTGGPRCSSFYGLIYEIGPLSFKLTNLTTDPLTLVLNPNSWNKVANIIFLDAPAGTGYSYSTTSHGLISSDTLHSTRICEFLQKWLTTHQKFLANPLYVAGDSYSGKIVPIIAQKIADGIEAGIKPHLNLKGYIVGNPVSNGQQDVNSRIVYAHQLGLISDRIYQSANRNCKGEFVDFDPNNQLCLNSLQAIDECIGRIDKEHILAPFCLASVNHNQNSILEMNWESNDDSFLDFSFPMVQMCREDKIRYSVLWQNDINVRKALSIREGTKAQWTKCNKTTPYTFDIASNIEYHRNLSRKNLRAIIYSGDHDMSVPYISTLAWIESMNFTIEEDWRPWFSNDQVAGYTLYYSNNKEYNLTYATIKGGGHTAPEYNPKECFDMISRWLAHTPL comes from the exons ATGCGATCCAACATGATCATTTACGTTAGAGTCTGGCTGTGGCATGCTTTTATTCTACTGCTGCTTACTTCCAACTTTGCTCTTGCACAGTCGATCATCAAGAACTTACCAGCCTTCCAGGGTGTCCTCCCTTTCAAGCTTAAAACTGG GTATGTGGGCGTGGGAGATTCAGAAGAGGTGCAACTGTTCTACTACTTTGTTGAGTCAGAAAGGAGTCCAGAAAATGATCCTCTGCTGATTTGGTTGACAGGAGGTCCTCGATGCTCTTCGTTTTATGGCCTCATCTACGAAATTG GTCCATTATCTTTCAAACTTACAAATTTGACTACAGATCCCTTAACACTTGTTCTGAATCCAAACTCGTGGAACAAG GTAGCAAACATCATATTCTTAGATGCTCCTGCTGGTACTGGTTACTCCTACTCCACCACTTCCCACGGGTTAATCTCTAGTGACACCTTACATTCAACCCGTATTTGTGAGTTTCTCCAGAAG TGGCTTACGACTCATCAAAAGTTCCTTGCAAATCCACTCTATGTTGCTGGTGACTCTTACTCTGGCAAAATCGTTCCCATCATTGCCCAGAAGATAGCTGATG GTATTGAAGCTGGAATCAAGCCACATTTGAATCTCAAA GGATACATAGTTGGCAATCCAGTTTCAAATGGACAACAGGACGTTAATTCCAGAATTGTATACGCTCATCAGCTGGGACTTATATCAGATAGAATATATCAG TCAGCTAACAGGAATTGCAAGGGCGAATTTGTAGATTTTGATCCAAACAATCAACTGTGCCTGAACAGCCTTCAAGCAATCGATGAG TGCATTGGGAGAATTGATAAAGAACATATCTTGGCACCATTTTGCCTTGCATCAGTTAACCATAACCAAAATTCCATACTGGAAATGAACTGGGAGTCTAATGATGACAGTTTCTTGGACTTTTCATTTCCTATGGTACAAATGTGTAGg GAAGATAAGATTCGGTATTCCGTTCTATGGCAAAATGATATAAATGTTCGCAAAGCTCTTAGTATTCGGGAG GGAACAAAAGCGCAATGGACTAAATGCAATAAAACCACTCCCTATACATTTGACATCGCAAGTAATATTGAGTATCATCGCAATCTCAGCCGAAAAAACCTTCGTGCTATAATCTACAG CGGTGATCATGACATGAGTGTTCCATATATAAGTACACTAGCATGGATAGAATCCATGAACTTtacaattgaagaggattggaGACCATGGTTCTCTAATGATCAAGTTGCAGG ATACACTCTTTACTATTCGAATAATAAAGAGTATAATTTGACCTATGCGACAATAAAG GGAGGAGGACATACAGCTCCAGAATACAATCCCAAGGAATGTTTTGATATGATCAGTAGGTGGCTAGCGCATACGCCTTTGTAA
- the LOC133740426 gene encoding serine carboxypeptidase-like 18 isoform X2 — protein MRSNMIIYVRVWLWHAFILLLLTSNFALAQSIIKNLPAFQGVLPFKLKTGYVGVGDSEEVQLFYYFVESERSPENDPLLIWLTGGPRCSSFYGLIYEIGPLSFKLTNLTTDPLTLVLNPNSWNKVANIIFLDAPAGTGYSYSTTSHGLISSDTLHSTRICEFLQKWLTTHQKFLANPLYVAGDSYSGKIVPIIAQKIADGIEAGIKPHLNLKGYIVGNPVSNGQQDVNSRIVYAHQLGLISDRIYQSANRNCKGEFVDFDPNNQLCLNSLQAIDEEDKIRYSVLWQNDINVRKALSIREGTKAQWTKCNKTTPYTFDIASNIEYHRNLSRKNLRAIIYSGDHDMSVPYISTLAWIESMNFTIEEDWRPWFSNDQVAGYTLYYSNNKEYNLTYATIKGGGHTAPEYNPKECFDMISRWLAHTPL, from the exons ATGCGATCCAACATGATCATTTACGTTAGAGTCTGGCTGTGGCATGCTTTTATTCTACTGCTGCTTACTTCCAACTTTGCTCTTGCACAGTCGATCATCAAGAACTTACCAGCCTTCCAGGGTGTCCTCCCTTTCAAGCTTAAAACTGG GTATGTGGGCGTGGGAGATTCAGAAGAGGTGCAACTGTTCTACTACTTTGTTGAGTCAGAAAGGAGTCCAGAAAATGATCCTCTGCTGATTTGGTTGACAGGAGGTCCTCGATGCTCTTCGTTTTATGGCCTCATCTACGAAATTG GTCCATTATCTTTCAAACTTACAAATTTGACTACAGATCCCTTAACACTTGTTCTGAATCCAAACTCGTGGAACAAG GTAGCAAACATCATATTCTTAGATGCTCCTGCTGGTACTGGTTACTCCTACTCCACCACTTCCCACGGGTTAATCTCTAGTGACACCTTACATTCAACCCGTATTTGTGAGTTTCTCCAGAAG TGGCTTACGACTCATCAAAAGTTCCTTGCAAATCCACTCTATGTTGCTGGTGACTCTTACTCTGGCAAAATCGTTCCCATCATTGCCCAGAAGATAGCTGATG GTATTGAAGCTGGAATCAAGCCACATTTGAATCTCAAA GGATACATAGTTGGCAATCCAGTTTCAAATGGACAACAGGACGTTAATTCCAGAATTGTATACGCTCATCAGCTGGGACTTATATCAGATAGAATATATCAG TCAGCTAACAGGAATTGCAAGGGCGAATTTGTAGATTTTGATCCAAACAATCAACTGTGCCTGAACAGCCTTCAAGCAATCGATGAG GAAGATAAGATTCGGTATTCCGTTCTATGGCAAAATGATATAAATGTTCGCAAAGCTCTTAGTATTCGGGAG GGAACAAAAGCGCAATGGACTAAATGCAATAAAACCACTCCCTATACATTTGACATCGCAAGTAATATTGAGTATCATCGCAATCTCAGCCGAAAAAACCTTCGTGCTATAATCTACAG CGGTGATCATGACATGAGTGTTCCATATATAAGTACACTAGCATGGATAGAATCCATGAACTTtacaattgaagaggattggaGACCATGGTTCTCTAATGATCAAGTTGCAGG ATACACTCTTTACTATTCGAATAATAAAGAGTATAATTTGACCTATGCGACAATAAAG GGAGGAGGACATACAGCTCCAGAATACAATCCCAAGGAATGTTTTGATATGATCAGTAGGTGGCTAGCGCATACGCCTTTGTAA
- the LOC133736719 gene encoding uncharacterized protein LOC133736719 has product MESQKRELEKQPAGTTATPLAAATTPTPPAAAAATPTSCRRKKNEQATFLEDVKDHIDEFIHASMDEHVSCFKKTIDKMFKMSKVVAEKNAADAKGVESSLPLRTTVAD; this is encoded by the exons ATGGAATCGCAGAAAAGAGAACTTGAAAAACAGCCTGCTGGAACAACGGCTACTCCACTTGCTGCTGCAACAACCCCTACTCcacctgctgctgctgctgcaaccCCCACATCTTGCCGAAGGAAGAAGAATGAACAAGCCACTTTCTTGGAAGATGTGAAGGATCACATTGATGAGTTTATACACGCTTCTATGGACGAACACGTGTCTTGCTTCAAGAAGACCATTGACAAG ATGTTTAAAATGTCAAAGGTTGTTGCTGAGAAGAATGCTGCTGACGCCAAGGGAGTTGAGAGTTCTCTTCCCCTTCGAACAACAGTAGCAGACTAA
- the LOC133739805 gene encoding protein RADIALIS-like 2: MASSSMSSRNSGSSWTAKQNKAFEKALALYDKDTPDRWYNVARAVGNKTPEEVKRHYDLLVADVKHIESGQVPFPDYRTSGGSGSGSGHGNIGHDEEKRMRSMKLN, translated from the exons ATGGCTTCTAGCTCAATGTCTTCGCGTAACTCGGGTTCATCTTGGACTGCCAAGCAGAACAAGGCGTTCGAGAAGGCTCTAGCCCTTTACGACAAGGACACCCCCGACCGCTGGTACAATGTTGCCAGGGCCGTGGGGAATAAGACTCCCGAGGAAGTTAAGAGGCACTATGACCTTCTTGTGGCAGATGTGAAGCATATCGAGTCCGGTCAAGTTCCTTTCCCGGATTACAGGACTTCTGGTGGGAGTGGGAGTGGGAGTGGCCATGGCAACATCGGTCATGATGAGGAAAAAAG GATGAGGAGCATGAAGCTGAACTGA